A stretch of Salvelinus alpinus chromosome 4, SLU_Salpinus.1, whole genome shotgun sequence DNA encodes these proteins:
- the LOC139573834 gene encoding free fatty acid receptor 2-like — MVVRSGLILSVYIITFLMGLPGNILALYAFSVKIRKKPTPTDILLLNLTVSDLIFLLFLPLKMHEAASGMVWTLPRSLCNITSFVFFSTIYTSSLLLMVVSVDRYLCVAFPVQYRLRRKPLYGVVSSLVVWVFSSVHLCFIYIVENQASSKFYACYDNFTQEQLKVVLPMRLELCVVLYIVPLLVCVFCYLNFILILNRTPNLCAEKRKRAVGMAMGTLLVFVVCFLPYNVTHVQGFIIQDNVEWRIYALLLTTVNTVLDPVTFYFSSSMFQATMKRILTGKRRNSSPGVFMTAQNNTRDIEGHSNPPTTEGGLSDK; from the coding sequence atggtggtgaggagtggGTTGATTCTGTCTGTCTACATCATCACCTTCCTGATGGGCCTGCCTGGCAACATCCTGGCACTCTACGCCTTCAGCGTCAAGATCCGCAAAAAGCCCACTCCTACAGACATCCTCCTGCTCAACCTGACTGTGTCCGACCTTATCTTCCTGCTCTTCCTGCCCCTCAAGATGCACGAGGCAGCCTCCGGCATGGTATGGACTCTCCCCAGGTCTCTCTGCAACATTACCTCTTTCGTCTTCTTCTCCACCATTTACACCAGCTCCCTCCTGCTGATGGTGGTCAGTGTTGACCGCTACCTGTGTGTGGCCTTCCCTGTCCAGTACAGGCTCCGCCGCAAGCCCTTGTATGGAGTGGTGAGCAGCCTGGTGGTGTGGGTCTTCAGCTCGGTCCACCTCTGCTTCATCTACATCGTGGAGAACCAGGCCTCATCTAAGTTCTATGCCTGCTATGACAACTTCACCCAGGAGCAGCTGAAGGTGGTGCTTCCCATGCGCTTGGAGCTGTGTGTGGTTCTATACATCGTGCCACTGCTGGTCTGTGTGTTCTGCTACCTGAACTTCATCCTCATCCTCAATAGGACCCCTAACCTTTGTGCAGAGAAAAGGAAGAGAGCAGTCGGAATGGCTATGGGGACCTTACTTGTTTTTGTTGTCTGCTTCCTGCCCTATAACGTCACCCATGTACAGGGGTTCATCATCCAAGACAACGTGGAGTGGCGGATCTACGCTCTGCTCCTGACCACGGTCAACACCGTCCTGGATCCTGTGACGTTCTacttctcctcctccatgttccaggCCACCATGAAGAGGATCCTGACTGGGAAGCGAAGGAACAGCTCCCCTGGTGTCTTCATGACAGCTCAAAACAACACTAGAGACATAGAGGGACACAGTAACCCACCCACAACTGAGGGAGGTTTGTCTGACAAGTGA
- the LOC139573833 gene encoding free fatty acid receptor 2-like — translation MCSFWFCLSYSFRAMVWVKSEVILSIYIITFLMGLPANILALYAFSVKIHNKPTPTDILLLNLIVSDLLFLLFLPLKMYEAASGMLWKLPEFLCSIASYTFFSTIYTSSLLLMAVSVVRYLAVAYPVTYHQLHKPFYSVVASTIIWLLSTAHCSIVFIIQHHPDLSSNNTSVCYENFTEQQLAILLPVRLEFFVMLCLVPLMVCIFCYLRLIWILYMFPRISPGQKQKAIGMALGTLAVFLVCVFPYNFSHVLGFFTGSSPSWRYYTLLLSAFNTCLDPIIFYFSSSAFRITTKTAICKMLGLRQGQAAVQKESTIADMGQE, via the coding sequence ATGTGTTCTTTTTGGTTTTGTTTATCTTATAGCTTCAGAGCCATGGTGTGGGTGAAAAGTGAGGTCATTCTATCCATCTACATCATCACCTTCCTGATGGGCCTGCCTGCCAACATCCTGGCGCTCTACGCCTTCAGCGTCAAGATCCACAACAAGCCCACTCCCACAGACATCCTCCTGCTCAACCTGATTGTGTCcgacctcctctttcttctcttcctgcctCTCAAGATGTACGAGGCGGCCTCCGGCATGCTGTGGAAACTGCCCGAGTTCCTCTGCTCCATTGCTTCCTACACCTTCTTCTCCACTATCTACACCAGTTCTCTCCTGTTGATGGCTGTCAGTGTGGTCCGTTACCTGGCGGTGGCCTATCCCGTCACCTACCACCAACTTCACAAACCTTTCTATTCTGTGGTGGCCAGCACAATCATCTGGCTTCTCTCCACCGCCCACTGCAGCATCGTGTTCATCATCCAGCACCACCCAGACCTCTCCTCAAACAACACCTCCGTCTGCTACGAGAACTTCACCGAACAACAGCTGGCCATCCTCCTCCCGGTGCGTCTGGAGTTCTTCGTCATGCTCTGCTTGGTTCCTCTCATGGTTTGCATCTTCTGCTACCTCCGCTTAATCTGGATCCTGTACATGTTCCCCAGGATCAGCCCGGGCCAGAAGCAGAAGGCCATCGGGATGGCGCTGGGTACTCTGGCCGTCTTCCTTGTGTGTGTCTTTCCCTACAACTTCTCCCATGTGCTGGGTTTCTTCACAGGCTCCAGCCCCTCGTGGAGGTACTACACCCTGCTGCTCAGCGCCTTCAACACCTGCCTGGACCCTATCATCTTCTACTTCTCCTCCTCTGCTTTCCGCATCACTACCAAGACGGCCATCTGCAAGATGCTGGGACTGCGACAGGGTCAGGCTGCAGTCCAAAAGGAAAGCACAATAGCCGATATGGGCCAAGAGTAG